From Salvelinus alpinus chromosome 20, SLU_Salpinus.1, whole genome shotgun sequence:
TAAATGCATATGCAATGGAAGGCAGGCTACATCAACTTgacacacaccactttgcaatgagctggaggcagtatccattttgaaaacatatactttATTTATTGAAATCTGAAAGTTTTactacatattatgaggcatgtcttaccatGCTTCAAAGTACCCTAGCCAAAATCAGACCATATCCGTAGAGGCAATTATTTAAAATccactttctttcattgtccattAGCCAAAAGCACAATCCTATTAGCAACCCATGTTAGTTGTTGCGTATTACATCTCCCCTCTTTCTACATTTCTAAtggatattttcatctctgtcacatgaaatCACTCATGTGCGGTGCGCTTTGGACAGCgctgttttcccgctaattgcattACAGAACGAAACATTtctactatagtagattgacaggctagtgattttgtTGTTTGTTACTGGTCTTGTTGTCTGAGGAAAAGTTCATGGGGACAGTTATTCTAACTTCTTCAAAGTGCACATCAGAGTTCAGTAAAAAAGGACCGCACATCGTTGCACCCTCAACTTTTAATATGAAttaccataccatattaccacaaGCGCCGTGAGTGTACATCCTAATCGGGTtatgcacccaatgcatatgggtctggGAATTTTGCCATTGAGTATGTGTGTGGTTAATGAGGTtcatggaagtgtgtgtgtgtgtaggtggtaaGTACGCGTGTTGGAGGGATCCCTGAGGTTCTGCCTGAGGATCTGATCACCCTGTGTGAGCCCACCGTGCGTTCTCTTTGTGCCGGCCTGGACAGTGTCATCGCTAGGCAACGATCGGGCAGCGTCGCCTCCCCAGCTTCCATCCATGCCCACGTCTGCACCCTCTACACCTGGAGGAATGTCGCAGAGAGGACCGAGAAGGTAGGCTCATACATGCGTAATATATTTTGTATGTTTCCTAAATCTAGACTGTGATACACTGCCGTAATACCTTTAATTGACACAGACTGGGATATTGATGAGATTTAATTCATTGATACTAACACTATGTGTGTGTatcttctctctgttctgtcaGGTGTATGACCGTGTGGCTGGGGAGAAGGTTCTTCCTCTTGACAGACGGCTGCTCAGATTGAGAACCCACTGTGGCCCTGTGGCAGGCTCCATCTTTGCCTTCTTCGCTGTCCTTGACTTCCTCTTCCTGATCCTTCTCCGCTGGCTCCTCCCAGACTGCCTCATAGACGTTGCCATGGACGCCACGGGCCCCCAGGGGCTTTGGAGGCAGGGCTTGGGCGATAGGAAAGGAACTCACTCTAAAAGTGCCATGTTGACAAAGGAGGAGCCAGGTGGTCAAAAGACCAAGCTATGATGATAACTCCAAGCAAACACAACTCCTTATCCTCAACCTTAATATAACTGCTTTAAAAAATCTTAACTTGACCTCTGACCCAACACCTAATCAGCTGTGGATACTGACCACTCATTGCAGAATGTTTTAAGGGGAACCCTGATGTTTACAATAGGATGAGTGTTCTTGCTCAGGTTAAGACGGTTATAGATATACTTTTTATTCTTTGTAACCCCGGAATGAACTACAAAACTGAAGCACCAATGTTCCACTCCTAGTTTTTGTATTTTAATTTCTTTATCAATGCTTTGCACTGAATAAAGAAGGATATAGGTTCACAGATAATTATTTGATTAAGGAAGGAGGTTGGGGGGTATACCGTTATTACAAAAATGCCACAATGAATGCCACTGGTTGCCATAGACAGCAGTATAAACTTTAAGGGGAGTCTAATAGCATAGTTTTGTATTTCAACACCACCCACTAACCAAGTTCCCTTCCTTGTCCTTTTGTGCTTGAATTAAATTTTTTGTAGTTCTCTGCTGTTTAACTTTTTTACTCATATCATGCTTTGCCAATGTCTTTGTTGGGTGGTTCCTCTCCTTTGGagattgtttattttttacaaatgtttgtgAGCTCATGCTTAAGGCTGTGTGTACCCTAATGATGCACTGATTCCTGAACCTTGACCTATGATGGAAATAAGGAAAGTAAAGTCTGTTTCGGGATGACCTATTTTATCACCCTTTTTTCTGATCATGGATTTTCAATAGCTAGGGCCTCAAACTTCTTGTACGTCCTGGAACAAAAACATCACAGTTTTCACTGTAAACATCTTGCCAGACGAAACACTTAGCAATGAAAGGGGAGGAGGTAGGAATGGCATTCCTATCTTTTCAAGGGTGAGGGTAGTGCACCATTCACACATCGTtagggttgtagtctgggtaaaTAGCATCATTGTTGTCACTATAGAAACACATTTTCTGCCTAAAGTGGTTTTAAGGTATTCATGAGGGTCAAATGTTTCAAAGAGATGTAGGAGAGAGTACTGTATGCAAGGGAGGTTCCAGAGGGGCTGGACACACCCAGCACCCCTATACATGTAACATACTAATCTAGCTCAATAGTTTTAGAACAAGTCTGAAAAGTCAATATGGTATGTTATGTAGCCCTCATTCAGACTGTGAAGACTGAACCACGGTTTGGTAAAAACATGTTGGTAAAAACAAGTTTTTACTTTCAAAATAGCCAACTATTCACATTCCAATGTGGATGTACTACAGGCACCATGTTTTGACTGGCTGTTTTGAAGTGATGTCCCTGAAGGAAACAGTGACCCGGACTTGAATGATGTAACGACACAGATATGCAGATAGCTTTACTACTCCACTCTTAAAATGGGCTTTTAGAAAGTCCtaaacagatttcttaaattcaATCGCACCTTATCCAATTATTTTTTTCTTACGCCATAAGGTTGTCCTCTGCACATGTTGAAATACCACACCTTATCACCTAGATATCAGAATAGACACAGATGTtccatttgtgtgtgtctgtgtctgtcggtcCTATGCTTACCTCTATTGTCATGCAACGGTTCCCCAATTCCACGGAAAGGGGGGTTGTAGGGGTGGTACTCCTTTCCTCAGGGTTGGGGGAGGAGGTAGCTTGGGGCCTGATAAGAGGTCTGGGAAGGCCAGCAGTGGGCAGACAGGTTTGTGGATCCCACCCATAGCTGGTTCATTCACTGTGGAGGAGGCTGCTGTTGTTTGACCATGGCTGGTGTGCAGACGGAGATTGCCCTGTGCAGTCGGCCTTGGAGGGGACCCTTCCACATCTATGGTGGACTGGCATGCAACTCGCTCATGGCTGGTATGGTTTTCTCTTTTTCTTCTGCTGCTTTGACAAAGTAAATACTGTTTAGCAAGTTTGTGTTCTGTGAGAGCAAGAAAGTTACACTTACAATTTGAGAGAGGCCAAGAGATCTTCAGTGTGTTCTGTGCTTTTGTCTGTGGTATTGGTGTTCAACAGAGAAGGTTGGTGTCCTGAATAAACACATTATACAGTATGTTTTCCTAAGAGTTGAGAACCAGAGTTGTTTCAGATATTTCAGGAAGTTGGTTGAGGCGATGAGAGATAGAgaaaatggaaagagagagcagTTAGGTCAAGATATATTGGTGTGTGTTTTTAGAAGAAGAACACTGTCTACCTACTGGTTGATTCAATGTTGTTTACATGTAATTTCAACCCAATTTTtttatgtgatgacgttgaatccacgtggaaaactgattggatttgaagaACAAAAGTAAACAACTTAAgggaattttgtatttttaaaaaacataaatccaatgacatggtgaaatatTTTTGTTGACAAAtccaaccaaatgtaaatcaaaactaaacaTTGAACTGATATCTGTGCACAGTAGGTAGCCGACTGATGTATGTCCTGAATAAATATACTGCATATCATTTTCTTAGTGAAAGTATGGGAACCAAAGTCTAGTTTAGTAatacccagtggtggaaaaagtaaccagttcccatacttgagtaaaagtaaagatacagtgcatttggaaagtattcagaccccttcaatttttccacattttgttacattagtcttattcgaaaatgtattaaattacaaatgttcctcatcaatctacacacaataccacgtaatgacaaagcaaaaacaggtttttagaaatttttgaaaATGTTGTTCTTCTCGTGTAGTGACATcatcgagggggggggggggtatagttaatcacgtccacagacacacacttctGAAACCATTCATGTGCGCCACACAGTGCACACTTTTATTTCAGTCCATTTCCCATCTTCCGTGTAACCATCCCCCCCACAGAGAGACAAACATATTTGCATGAGGGGGTGTAGAAATTGATAAGATATATTTGTGATGTTAGCCTGTAGCCTACTGCTTCTCCATGGGACATAGATGTGAGAGACTTACATTTAGGATGAAAACATTAGCATTGCCGGTGTAGTCATTGGAAATCAGATTACCCGCTGCTGATGCATTACATGGATCTCTGAATCTGTGGGAGCACCGCAGGCAGACAAGCAGGAGAGGTGTTGTTCAGCATATCCTAGTAGTAAACGAATGGATATGAGAGCGACCACTGGGATCACTTAACATAAATTGTAGCATTGGGGGTAGAGATGCCTGGGGGCTTTAACACGAAACCCAAATCGACTGCGCTATCACgatacgcaggttaaaatatcaaaacaagctgttgttgttttgatattttaacctgcgtgtcgtgatcgcgtttggtgtagggggacaaaatacatttatacaCGATGGCGCAAGCGCGCAGCCAGCTTGGGTTCCGTGTTACAACCTTTGATTGGCTTGTGCCATTATTACCGTGCTTTAGCGATGGCCGGAAACCTTCGCTAAACCTTCGCTTGGttaaggaggtgaccaagaacccgatggtcactcagagttcctctgtggagatgggagaaccttacagaaggacaatcatctctgccgCACTCCACTGATCGGTCCTTAATGGTGAAGcatggggatggcagcatcaggctgtggggatgtttttcaactgcagggactgggagactagtcaggatcgaggcaaagattaacggagctaagtacagtgagatccttgatgaaaactttctCTGGAGTGCTCAGGGCCtccgactggggcaaaggttcaccttccaacaggacaacaaccctatgcacacagccaagacaacgcaggaggggcttcgggacaagtctctgaggggccagatcccggacttgaacccgatcaaacatttctggagagacctgaaaatatctgtgcagcgacgctccccattcaacctgacagtacttgagaggatctgcaaataagaatgggagaaactccccaaatacaggtgtgccaagcttgtagggtcatacccaagaagactcaacgctgtaatcactgccaaaggtgcttcaacaaggtactaagtaaagagtctgaatacttaattTATTTTCATATAGAATTTGTAaaaatcagtttttgctttgttattatggggtattgtgtgtagcttgatgagggggaaaaatgtatttaatctattttagaataaggctgtaacgtaacaacgtggtcatggtctgaatactttctgaatgcagtgTATGTTACAGATACATCAGCATGTAGATATGCAGAGTAACAATAcagtaccttaatagaaaatgcctcaagtaaatgtgaaagtcacccagtaaaatactacttgagtaaaagacaAAGCATTTGATTTTAAATAGCAAAAGTATAagtcatttaaaattccttattagGCATATCAGATGGCACaattttatttacagatagtcaggggcacattccaacacaGACATAACTTACAAAttaagtatttgtgtttagtgagtctgccaaatCAGAGACAGTAGTGATGCACAGGGATATTCTCTTTAAGTGTGTgattttgacaattttcctgtcctcttAAGCATTCataatgtaacaagtactttggtGTCAAAGAaagtgtatggagtaaaaagtacccccccccccccccccaaaaaaagaaacTGCTGTAGTACTTAAGTATTTACACCACTGGTAGTACTTGAGACCACATTTCCCTTACAGTGCCTCTCATTTGCACATGAACTCTCCTGGCTGTTCCAACAGGTTTCTGATGTATATTCATTTACTTCTATTGATGAGACGAGACAGTTAGTACAACCAgtttggggggagagagagaggaagtcagTGTGGTTGTTTAGTTCTCCCAGGTAGTGTTTATTTGTGATACTAGTGCAGGAACTGGGCTTCAGTGTCTCTGAGGTCCAGGAGATTGCTTGTCTGATAATGATGTGCTGTGTTTGGACAGACTTGTGGTCAGACAGGACCCCTCTTCACGATGCCGCCTACCAGGGTAGACTCCTGATCCTGAGGACTCTGGTCTCACAGGTAGACAGTCAAAACCATGTCTTACAGTATAAAGCTGCCATAAAAATGACATACTgacactaaacaaaacacacatcaaataGACATGAAgtcctccatcttctccactcTCAGGGGTTTCCTGTGGACATGCTGACAATGGACAGGGTCTCTCCCCTCCACGAGGCCTGCCTCGGAGGACATTACGCCTGTACCACGTTCCTACTGGAGAATGGGGCCAATGTAAGGACACCCTTTTTTTCTTCTCTCGCTCACACTAGGAAGAATCAAAGGTGATGAATGATTGTTTTTACCGATATAGGTAGCGTCTAACCTAAAGCCGCTTCATGTgattgctccctgtgtgtctgcAGGTGGAGATGGTATCGACTGATGGAGCCACACCCCTCTTCAATGCCTGCAGCAGTGGGAGTGTTGCCTGTGTCAGACTGATTCTACAGCACAGCCCCAACACACATGCTGTCCATCACCTGGCATCACCCATCCACCAGGCTGCAAAGAGAGGTAAGTGTGCATGTGGATTTATTTTGTGCAGTGTGACTCAGAATGACCATTTCATGCAGCATAATGGTAAACATTGTACTCAGTAAAAGTTGTTTCCCTCCCCAGGTCACAGGGAGTGTCTAGAGGTGTTGCTGTCCCATGGATTCCACATAGACCTGGAGCTGCCTGGTGTGGGAACCCCTTTGTACACAGCCTGTCTGGCCCAGGCCACCGACTGTGTGGAGAGACTGCTGCAATCAGGTGTTGATGTCCAGGGTGGGTGTGGTCATGACACACCATTACATGCTGCAGTGCTAGGGGGAGAAGTCAGGATGGTGGAGCTTCTGATGGACTACGGGGCTGATGGGAGTTGTAGGAATTCAGACGGGAAGACTCCTCTGGAGCTGGCAGCTTGCGACAGTACAGTCAGAACTACAATACAGAAAAGAGGTGAAAATACTTGTTTATTAATGCATTCACACGCACATCCACGCATACATGACTCTACCCAAACGTCCCACTGGCAACACAATGTTTGAATTAACGTTGTTCCCACTTCATTTCAATGAAGTTAacttgaaccaacatggaatagacgttgaatttacatctgtgcccagtgggctatTAGTATGTCTACTGATGGAAGGCTATCAACATATTTTCCATGTCTGACatatctccttctccttcttcgtTTTACCTCCTTACTGCCTCACCTCTTTCTCCCCAGGTCCCTGCACTCTTTCTCAGCTGTGTCGGTTCTGCATTCGGAGAAGTTTGGGACATGCTCGTCTGGACAGAACATCAGCCCTCTTCCTCCCTTACAGACTCCAGGCTTTCCTGCTTTACCAGTAACACTGAAACTGCAACTTTGTTACAAATGTTTggtaatttgtatttttttatatctATTTTAATCAACTTGTTCAATGTTTTTAGCAGTGAGTTGGTGACTGAACAAATGAATGGTTTTGTTTTTCTTGGTTTAATAGAAATTGGGTTGACTGACTTTTGTAGCTTTTCTCAGGATGCTGTATTTGTCTAATAAAATGATCATATTCAACATATCCAAAATAGCTTTTCTTTTGTCTTAAACCCCTTATGTTGACGTGGACATGTATTTATTGTAATTGGGGAACATAAACAGTAGGGGAAGCCCCATCACATACTGTATCAACCCCTGAGGCATTGCTAGTGCATCTCAAGTCACCAGCGTCTTCTTCTCCTTGATGCCTTTCCTATATCTGTGAGAAGAGGGggattaacctgtctaggactggggttccgctagcagaaccccTCGCCAATGAAATTGCAaggcgccaaatacaaatcaacaaatctcataaatcaaatttctcaaacatacaagtattaggcaccattttaaatatacaattctcgttaatccagccagtgtctgatttcaaaaatgctttacagcgaaagctccacaaacaattgttaggtcaccaccaagtcacagaaaaacccagccatttttcccgccaaagagaggagtcacaaaaagcacaaatagagagagaatttatcactaacctttgatcttcatcagatgacactcataggacttcatgttacacaatacatgtacgttttgttcgataaagtgcatatttatatccaaaaatctaattttacattggtgtgttatgttcagtagttcaaaaacatgctatgattttgcagagagccacatgaattcacagaaatactaaTAAATGTTGATAaattcaagtgttatgcatgggactttagatgcacttctccttaatgcaactgctgtgtcagattaaaaataaatacaaataaaaatacggaaaaagcataatctgagaacggcgctctgagcccaaaccagccaaaagaaatatccgccatgttgcgcCGTCAACATTAGTCTGAAatggcattataaatattcacttacctttgatcttcatcagaatgcactcccaggaatcgcagttacacaaatgttttttttgttcgataatgtccatttatgtcaaaatagcttcttttgttagggagtttggtaaacaaatccaaaagcgCGTTCAGGTCCAGTCGgacgaaaagttcaaaaagttatattacaggttgaagacacttgtcaaactaagtatagaatcaatctttaggatgtttataTCTTAAATGtttaatgtttcaaccggagaattccattgtctgtagagaaGCAATGGAACGAGAGATACTTCTCATGTGAAATGCGCGTGACAGAACGAGGCTGCtggcagaccccttagtcaaacagctcccatccggccccccttcactgAAACgacgttctaaagacggttgacatctagtggaagccgtaggaagtgcaacataacccatatcccactgtgaattcgataggggctgagttagaaaactacaaacctcagatttcccacttcctgtttggattttttctcaggtttttgcctgccatatgagttctgttataatcacagacattattcaaacagttttagaaacttcagagtgttttctatccaataataataatatgcatatattagcatctgggactgaggcAGTTgtctctgggcacgctattcatccaaaagtgaaaatgctgccccctatcccaaagaagttaaggcgCTGACTGACAAAGGAACAAGGGAAGAGGCATAGCAGATGGAGAGGTGTGGCTCCAGGGTGTTTCCTGTCCTCGTATGCCAGTTTAGATTGAGATTGAAAAGGTCATATCATCAAATCCCCGATGGCCAATCAGGTCTCCTGAAACAGATCACCTATGGCTCATTAATGACATCATGGGATGCTGGAGTAACCATAATGTTTGTTGTGATAATAATCAGAGCCAAAATATCACTTAGGATCTAGACCAAACTATGAATTACCTTGAGGGAGTCTGAGCATCCCACTGTGTGTAGGTGTCCAGAGAGAATCTGCCCTAAGGCCTTTACCATGGAGACGGAGTATGTTAAAATTCACTGGAGTAAATCGGTTGCACCAGATGTCTTCCACTCAAAAAAAGTTTGGTTGTTTGGAACGTTGCGTCATTCACTTCTATTGGTCAGGCAGCTCAGCGGGACTCCAGCCAGTGTTACATTGACTAAATAGATTTTCAACAACTAGTAAACACTATTATTGACCATGTTAGTGTGTCTGAGTGTCACTAAAAAGGAGGGTTTACACATGACAAGAATTGAACACCTCCAAGAAAGTCCAACTGCCTTGGAAGAACTGAACAAATAAATATGGCTTACCTACATGTCACCATATATAGTATAAACGGTAGGTCTATAGAGCTAATCTacatcagggtttcccaaactcggtcctggggcccccgcTGGGTACgggtttttgtttttgccctatcactacacagctgattcaagtaACCAACTCATCAatctttggttatttgaatcagctgtgtagtgctagggcaaaaacaaaaacatgtacccagggggggccccaggaccaagtttgggaaacgctgatcAACATGAGGTATTGATTTGCCTGATAGTGTTTTGTGCAATGTTCTCAGAGTTGTGAATGAAATAGAACAGAGCAACATTCAATCGATTTCCAGAATCAAAGTGTTGAATGACTTCGCAACATCTTCACATTCTATAATCTATatagattcccaaagattggaaagcagctgcggtcatccccctcttcaaagggggggacactcttgacccaaactgctacagacctatatctatcctaccctgcctttctaaggtcttcgaaagccaagtcaacaaacagattagcgaccatttcgaatcccaccataccttctccgctatgcaatctggtttcagagctggtcatgggtgcacctcagccacgctcaaggtcctaaacgatatcttaacagcaatcgataagaaacaatactgtgcagccgtattcattgacctcgccaaggctttcgactctgtcaatcaccacatcctcatcggcagactcgatagccttggtttctcaaatgattgcctcgcctggttcaccaactacttctctgatagatttaattgtgtcaaatcagagggcctgttgtccgggcctctggcagtctctatggggtgccacagggttcaattcttggatcgactctcttctctgtatacatcaatgatgtcgctcttgctgctggtgagtctctgaattacctctacgcagacgacaccattctgtatacctctggtccttctttgaacactgtgttaacaaccctccagacgagcttcagtgccatacaactctccttccgtggcctccaattgctcttaaatacaagtaaaacgaaatgcatgctcctcaaccgatcgctgcctgcacctgcccgcccgtccaacatcactactctggacggttctgacttagaatatgtggacaactacaaatacctaggtgtctggttagactgtaaactctccttccaggctcatatccttttctcaatagggggggggGCGCTGttctcactttgtaaaaaatcgttcccaaattaaactgcctcgtactcaattcttgctcgtacaatatgcatattattattactattggatagaaaacactctctagtttctaaaaccgtttgaattatatctgtgagtaaaacagaactcattttgcagcaaacttcctgtcaggaagtgagaaatctgaaatcgggggctctgttccagggtcagcctattaatttgcatggaatctatgggtctacatgcactgcatacgccttccactagatgtcagtaggcagtgagagttggaatggggtgtacagctctatctgaggccgaacaagacctGTTGGAATGACGCGACCACTCTTTCCTTTATTCTGCATGGCGCGAAGGGGACCCCTGGATTGCGTtttgaaaagctttcgttataggcgttagatatctccggctctgattttatttgatatatgtgttaaaaacatcatcaactagttatattaaaccgacttatatcagtttatatcagtttattccgattttcggtattttctttgttatgCGTTCTGGTGAGTTGGACACTTCTGTGCCGCATGGCTAGCGTTGGCTAGCGTTCTACAGATGAAGAgggcattctacaaccaaacaacgattattctggacaaaggaccccttgtacaagattctgatggaagatcatcaaaagtaggaaccatttatgatgttatttcgaaTTTCTGTCAA
This genomic window contains:
- the asb11 gene encoding ankyrin repeat and SOCS box protein 11, with protein sequence MAGVQTEIALCSRPWRGPFHIYGGLACNSLMADLWSDRTPLHDAAYQGRLLILRTLVSQGFPVDMLTMDRVSPLHEACLGGHYACTTFLLENGANVEMVSTDGATPLFNACSSGSVACVRLILQHSPNTHAVHHLASPIHQAAKRGHRECLEVLLSHGFHIDLELPGVGTPLYTACLAQATDCVERLLQSGVDVQGGCGHDTPLHAAVLGGEVRMVELLMDYGADGSCRNSDGKTPLELAACDSTVRTTIQKRGPCTLSQLCRFCIRRSLGHARLDRTSALFLPYRLQAFLLYQ